The following proteins are co-located in the Phyllostomus discolor isolate MPI-MPIP mPhyDis1 chromosome 1, mPhyDis1.pri.v3, whole genome shotgun sequence genome:
- the TNFAIP2 gene encoding LOW QUALITY PROTEIN: tumor necrosis factor alpha-induced protein 2 (The sequence of the model RefSeq protein was modified relative to this genomic sequence to represent the inferred CDS: deleted 2 bases in 2 codons) → MSEASSEYLAPPLESEGPPERGEQEALRKKPKGLTNMFSIFTKGRKKKGQPSAAKTEGKPEPEPQRGDLLSTAEELKAALELGRLEAAAPLLALERELAASAAAGSASEEELVRRQSKVEALYVLLRDQVLSLLRRPLEVAPERLRQALAVLAEQEREDRRAEAAGPGPSALATTRPRRWLQLWRRGVAQEAQERLDQPPPADAEGRTEAERAFLHMGRTLNGDLEAVVERLKPLFPAEFGVVAAYAESYHQHFAAQLTAMAQFELLERDTYLLLVWVQNLYPNDIINSPKLAGQLQGVELGSLLPPRQIRLLEATFLSNEVTSAKELMARALSLESQHWAQDVAPQRLDGHCHSELAIDIIQIISQSQAKAESITANLGVQIKPLLWVELAAFLRSYQRAFDEFLERCRQLGNYRATVMANINSCWSLRTFIKQNQQTPQDLLGYLSKLKSHGFDTLLQSLVERLQPLFKNFSHTRWAASEKTMENIVRTVESALPEFSGLRDCFREELMELVHRHLVKEYIVQLSKRRLVLKTAEQQRHLSGQILANADLIQRFCTEHGSLATWLHQALPTLAEILRLQDPNAIKMEVATYATLYPDFSKGHLSAILAIKGNLSSSDVKSIRSILDVSAGAHGPHKSLFSLINAA, encoded by the exons ATGTCAGAGGCCTCTTCTGAGTACCTGGCGCCGCCCCTGGAATCCGAGGGACCCCCCGAGAGGGGCGAGCAGGAGGCTCTGAGGAAGAAGCCGAAAGGCCTGACCAACATGTTCAGCATCTTCaccaaagggaggaagaagaagggccAGCCCAGTGCTGCCAAGACGGAGGGCAAGCCTGAGCCCGAACCCCAGCGTGGGGACCTACTGTCCACGG CGGAGGAGCTCAAGGCGGCGCTGGAGCTCGGGCGGCTGGAGGCCGCGGCGCCGCTGCTTGCT CTGGAGCGGGAGCTGGCGGCGTCGGCGGCGGCGGGCAGCGCGAGCGAGGAGGAGCTGGTGCGGCGCCAGAGCAAAGTGGAGGCGCTGTACGTGCTGCTGCGCGACCAGGTGCTCAGCCTGCTGCGCCGGCCGCTGGAGGTGGCGCCGGAGCGGCTGCGCCAGGCGCTGGCCGTGTTGGCGGAGCAGGAGCGCGAGGACCGGCGCGCGGAGGCCGCGGGGCCCGGGCCCTCGGCGCTGGCGACCACGCGCCCGCGGCGCTGGCTGCAGCTGTGGCGGCGCGGCGTGGCGCAGGAGGCCCAGGAGCGCCTGGACCAGCCGCCGCCCGCGGACGCCGAGGGCCGCACGGAGGCAGAGCGCGCCTTCCTGCACATGGGCCGCACGTTGAATGGGGACCTGGAGGCCGTGGTGGAGCGGCTGAAGCCGCTGTTCCCCGCCGAGTTCGGCGTCGTGGCGGCCTACGCCGAGAGCTACCACCAGCACTTCGCGGCCCAGCTGACGGCCATGGCGCAGTTTGAGCTGTTGGAA CGCGACACCTACCTGCTGCTGGTCTGGGTGCAGAACCTCTACCCCAA cGACATCATCAACAGCCCCAAGCTTGCCGGCCAGCTGCAGGGGGTCGAGCTGGGGAGCCTGCTGCCACCCCGGCAGATCCGGCTGCTGGAGGCCACCTTCCTGTCCAACGAGGTG aCCAGCGCGAAGGAGCTGATGGCCCGAGCCCTGAGCCTGGAGTCACAGCACTGGGCCCAGGACGTGGCCCCCCAGCGGCTAGACGGCCACTGCCACAGCGAGCTGGCCATCGACATCATCCAG atCATCTCTCAGAGCCAGGCCAAGGCCGAGAGCATCACGGCTAACCTGGGCGTGCAGATAAAGCCCCTGCTTTGGGTGGAGCTGGCTGCATTTCTGAggag CTACCAGCGAGCCTTTGACGAATTTCTGGAGCGGTGCAGACAGCTGGGGAATTACAGGGCCACGGTCATGGCCAACATCAACAGCTGCTGGTCCTTGCG GACGTTCATCAAGCAGAACCAGCAGACACCCCAGGACCTCCTGGGCTACCTGAGTAAGCTCAAGAGTCACGGCTTCGACACGCTGCTCCAGAGCCTGGTGGAGCGCCTGCAG CCCCTGTTCAAGAACTTCTCGCACACCCGCTGGGCGGCCTCGGAGAAGACCATGGAGAACATCGTCCGCACGGTGGAAAGCGCGCTGCCCGAGTTCTCGGGGCTGCGAGACTGTTTCCGGGAG GAGCTCATGGAGCTCGTCCACCGGCACCTGGTGAAGGAATACATCGTGCAGCTCAGCAAGCGGCGCCTGGTGCTCAAGACCGCAGAGCAGCAGCGGCACCTGTCGGGGCAGATCTTGGCCAATGCCGACCTCATCCAGCGCTTCTGCACTGAGCAC GGCTCCTTGGCGACCTGGCTGCACCAGGCCCTGCCCACACTCGCCGAGATCCTTCGCCTGCAAGACCCCAACGCCATCAAGATGGAGGTGGCCACTTACGCCACCTTGTACCCTGACTTCAG CAAGGGCCACCTGAGCGCCATCCTGGCCATCAAGGGGAACCTGTCCAGCAGCGATGTCAAGAGCATCCGGAGCATCCTGGACGTCAGCGCTGGGGCGCACGGGCCCCACAAGTCCCTGTTCTCACTGATAAACGCTGCTTAG